One genomic segment of Labrus bergylta chromosome 17, fLabBer1.1, whole genome shotgun sequence includes these proteins:
- the gpsm1b gene encoding G-protein-signaling modulator 1b isoform X1: protein MAESTADDVDQDLASKRLHSRMEASCLELALEGERLCKAGDFKGGTAFFEAAVQVGTDDLKTLSAIYSQLGNAYFYLKEYGKALEYHKHDLTLARTIGDRIGEGKASGNLGNTLKVLGRFDEAVVCCERHLDISEEQGDKVGEARALYNVGNVFHAKGKQQLWGCTQEPGDLPPDVRDTLQRATGFYEMNLCLVKELGDRAAQGRAYGNLGNTHYLLGNFVEAIKFHRQRLSIAKEFGDKAAERRAYSNLGNALIFLGQFNTATEYYRKTLQLSRQLRDQVMEAQACYSLGNTYTLLQQYEGAIDYHLKHLYIAQELTDRVGEGRACWSLGNAYVSLGNHKQALHYARKHLDISKEIGDRNGELTARMNVEQLMEALGVSESDLSPSSSEFEMQGARPKFTKRNSMDSVELWKYSTDKNDDNQDLESIPGGSKSQLSQPGKRKGYPDSQSSDERPWLDSPLDTDDITLQVPPPVPKLGRDPSDEDCFFDLLSKFQSSRMDDQRCDLDEPQNGDIGEGAANSMPALNEMIDPSITTSPQTEELFDLIASSQSRRLDDQRVNVGNLPGLRITHNNLGHLVGEGDHQEPSDDFFNMLIKCQSSRIDDQRCSPPEAGPHAPTVPDEDFFSLIQRVQAKRMDEQRVQLPDDDEDSPPSPEPDSPSGLSS, encoded by the exons GATGGAGGCCTCTTGCTTGGAGTTGGCCCTGGAAGGAGAGCGACTATGCAAGGCCGGGGACTTTAAAGGGGGAACAGCGTTTTTTGAAGCAGCCGTGCAGGTCGGTACAGACGACCTGAAGACCCTAAGTGCCATCTACAGCCAGCTGGGAAATGCTTACTTCTACCTCAAGGAGTATGGCAAGGCCCTCGAGTACCACAAACATGACCTTACTTTGGCAAG AACAATAGGAGACAGGATTGGAGAAGGGAAAGCCAGCGGTAACCTTGGTAACACATTAAAAGTGTTGGGGCGCTTTGATGAAGCTGTTGTGTGCTGTGAAAGACATCTGGATATTTCTGAAGAACAAGGGGACAAG GTTGGAGAGGCCAGAGCTTTGTATAATGTCGGTAATGTGTTTCATGCTAAGGGCAAACAGCAGTTGTGGGGCTGCACCCAGGAGCCTGGCGACCTGCCTCCTGATGTCAGAGACACATTGCAAAGGGCTACGGGCTTTTATGA GATGAACCTGTGTTTGGTCAAAGAACTTGGAGACCGAGCTGCTCAGGGGCGGGCCTATGGTAACCTGGGCAACACCCACTACCTGCTGGGAAACTTTGTGGAAGCTATCAAGTTTCATCGCCAG CGATTATCCATAGCTAAAGAGTTTGGGGACAAAGCTGCAGAACGACGAGCCTACAGCAACCTGGGAAATGCCTTGATATTCTTGGGCCAGTTCAACACAGCTACAGAGTACtacag GAAAACGTTGCAACTGTCTAGGCAGCTGAGGGAccaggtgatggaggctcaggcCTGTTACAGCCTCGGAAATACCTACACACTTCTGCAGCAGTATGAGGGGGCCATAGACTACCACCTGAAACACCTGTACATCGCTCAGGAACTTACAGATAG AGTCGGTGAGGGCCGTGCCTGCTGGAGTCTGGGGAATGCATATGTGTCTTTAGGGAACCACAAACAGGCTCTTCACTATGCCAGAAAGCACCTGGACATCTCCAAAGAA attgGAGACAGAAATGGAGAACTGACAGCCAGAATGAATGTGGAGCAGTTGATGGAGGCTCTGGGGGTCAGTGAGAGTGACCTTTCCCCCTCCAGTTCAGAGTTTGAGATGCAAG GAGCAAGACCCAAATTCACCAAGAGAAACAGCATGGACAGTGTAGAACTATGGAAGTACTCTACAGATAAG AATGACGACAACCAAGACTTAGAAAGTATACCCGGGGGATCCAAGAGTCAGCTGTCGCAGCCAGGTAAAAGAAAAGGCTATCCAGACAGCCAGTCATCAGATGAAAGGCCGTGGTTGGACTCGCCCCTAgacactgatgacatcactttgCAAGTCCCACCTCCAGTGCCA AAGCTGGGCCGTGACCCCTCAGATGAGGACTGCTTCTTCGACCTCCTCAGTAAGTTCCAGAGCAGCCGCATGGATGACCAGCGCTGCGATCTTGACGAGCCTCAAAACGGAGACATCGGAGAAGGTGCGGCAAACTCGATGCCAGCGCTGAACGAGATGATAG ATCCTTCAATTACAACCTCCCCCCAGACTGAGGAGCTGTTTGACTTGATTGCCAGCTCTCAGAGTCGCCGTCTTGATGATCAGAGGGTTAACGTTGGGAATCTTCCAGGCTTGAGGATTACCCACAACAATCTGGGACACCTGGTGGGCGAAGGAGATCATCAAGAACCGAGCGACGACTTCTTCAACATGCTAATCAAGTGCCAG TCCTCCCGGATTGATGATCAGAGGTGCTCCCCACCAGAAGCCGGCCCCCACGCCCCCACAGTGCCTGATGAAGACTTCTTCAGTCTAATCCAGAGGGTGCAGGCGAAGCGTATGGACGAGCAGCGCGTCCAGCTGCCAGACGATGACGAGGACAGCCCTCCGTCCCCTGAGCCAGACTCACCCAGTGGTCTTTCCAGCTAG
- the gpsm1b gene encoding G-protein-signaling modulator 1b isoform X2, producing MAESTADDVDQDLASKRLHSRMEASCLELALEGERLCKAGDFKGGTAFFEAAVQVGTDDLKTLSAIYSQLGNAYFYLKEYGKALEYHKHDLTLARTIGDRIGEGKASGNLGNTLKVLGRFDEAVVCCERHLDISEEQGDKVGEARALYNVGNVFHAKGKQQLWGCTQEPGDLPPDVRDTLQRATGFYEMNLCLVKELGDRAAQGRAYGNLGNTHYLLGNFVEAIKFHRQRLSIAKEFGDKAAERRAYSNLGNALIFLGQFNTATEYYRKTLQLSRQLRDQVMEAQACYSLGNTYTLLQQYEGAIDYHLKHLYIAQELTDRVGEGRACWSLGNAYVSLGNHKQALHYARKHLDISKEIGDRNGELTARMNVEQLMEALGVSESDLSPSSSEFEMQGARPKFTKRNSMDSVELWKYSTDKNDDNQDLESIPGGSKSQLSQPGKRKGYPDSQSSDERPWLDSPLDTDDITLQVPPPVPLGRDPSDEDCFFDLLSKFQSSRMDDQRCDLDEPQNGDIGEGAANSMPALNEMIDPSITTSPQTEELFDLIASSQSRRLDDQRVNVGNLPGLRITHNNLGHLVGEGDHQEPSDDFFNMLIKCQSSRIDDQRCSPPEAGPHAPTVPDEDFFSLIQRVQAKRMDEQRVQLPDDDEDSPPSPEPDSPSGLSS from the exons GATGGAGGCCTCTTGCTTGGAGTTGGCCCTGGAAGGAGAGCGACTATGCAAGGCCGGGGACTTTAAAGGGGGAACAGCGTTTTTTGAAGCAGCCGTGCAGGTCGGTACAGACGACCTGAAGACCCTAAGTGCCATCTACAGCCAGCTGGGAAATGCTTACTTCTACCTCAAGGAGTATGGCAAGGCCCTCGAGTACCACAAACATGACCTTACTTTGGCAAG AACAATAGGAGACAGGATTGGAGAAGGGAAAGCCAGCGGTAACCTTGGTAACACATTAAAAGTGTTGGGGCGCTTTGATGAAGCTGTTGTGTGCTGTGAAAGACATCTGGATATTTCTGAAGAACAAGGGGACAAG GTTGGAGAGGCCAGAGCTTTGTATAATGTCGGTAATGTGTTTCATGCTAAGGGCAAACAGCAGTTGTGGGGCTGCACCCAGGAGCCTGGCGACCTGCCTCCTGATGTCAGAGACACATTGCAAAGGGCTACGGGCTTTTATGA GATGAACCTGTGTTTGGTCAAAGAACTTGGAGACCGAGCTGCTCAGGGGCGGGCCTATGGTAACCTGGGCAACACCCACTACCTGCTGGGAAACTTTGTGGAAGCTATCAAGTTTCATCGCCAG CGATTATCCATAGCTAAAGAGTTTGGGGACAAAGCTGCAGAACGACGAGCCTACAGCAACCTGGGAAATGCCTTGATATTCTTGGGCCAGTTCAACACAGCTACAGAGTACtacag GAAAACGTTGCAACTGTCTAGGCAGCTGAGGGAccaggtgatggaggctcaggcCTGTTACAGCCTCGGAAATACCTACACACTTCTGCAGCAGTATGAGGGGGCCATAGACTACCACCTGAAACACCTGTACATCGCTCAGGAACTTACAGATAG AGTCGGTGAGGGCCGTGCCTGCTGGAGTCTGGGGAATGCATATGTGTCTTTAGGGAACCACAAACAGGCTCTTCACTATGCCAGAAAGCACCTGGACATCTCCAAAGAA attgGAGACAGAAATGGAGAACTGACAGCCAGAATGAATGTGGAGCAGTTGATGGAGGCTCTGGGGGTCAGTGAGAGTGACCTTTCCCCCTCCAGTTCAGAGTTTGAGATGCAAG GAGCAAGACCCAAATTCACCAAGAGAAACAGCATGGACAGTGTAGAACTATGGAAGTACTCTACAGATAAG AATGACGACAACCAAGACTTAGAAAGTATACCCGGGGGATCCAAGAGTCAGCTGTCGCAGCCAGGTAAAAGAAAAGGCTATCCAGACAGCCAGTCATCAGATGAAAGGCCGTGGTTGGACTCGCCCCTAgacactgatgacatcactttgCAAGTCCCACCTCCAGTGCCA CTGGGCCGTGACCCCTCAGATGAGGACTGCTTCTTCGACCTCCTCAGTAAGTTCCAGAGCAGCCGCATGGATGACCAGCGCTGCGATCTTGACGAGCCTCAAAACGGAGACATCGGAGAAGGTGCGGCAAACTCGATGCCAGCGCTGAACGAGATGATAG ATCCTTCAATTACAACCTCCCCCCAGACTGAGGAGCTGTTTGACTTGATTGCCAGCTCTCAGAGTCGCCGTCTTGATGATCAGAGGGTTAACGTTGGGAATCTTCCAGGCTTGAGGATTACCCACAACAATCTGGGACACCTGGTGGGCGAAGGAGATCATCAAGAACCGAGCGACGACTTCTTCAACATGCTAATCAAGTGCCAG TCCTCCCGGATTGATGATCAGAGGTGCTCCCCACCAGAAGCCGGCCCCCACGCCCCCACAGTGCCTGATGAAGACTTCTTCAGTCTAATCCAGAGGGTGCAGGCGAAGCGTATGGACGAGCAGCGCGTCCAGCTGCCAGACGATGACGAGGACAGCCCTCCGTCCCCTGAGCCAGACTCACCCAGTGGTCTTTCCAGCTAG